In Alphaproteobacteria bacterium US3C007, one genomic interval encodes:
- a CDS encoding betaine/proline/choline family ABC transporter ATP-binding protein (Members of the family are the ATP-binding subunit of ABC transporters for substrates such as betaine, L-proline or other amino acids, choline, carnitine, etc. The substrate specificity is best determined from the substrate-binding subunit, rather than this subunit, as it interacts with the permease subunit and not with substrate directly.) has translation MSMDTVIEISNVWKIFGERPQDALRAIREKGLSKAQVLAEYNAVVGVADVNLSVNRGEIFCIMGLSGSGKSTLVRHFNRLLEPTDGQILIEGTDVMGLGVKELQRFRNQKIGMVFQNFALMPHRSVLDNVAMPLEIRNISKNDRMRQAAAILDIVELGAWGSKYAHELSGGMQQRVGLARALAANPDVLLMDEPFSALDPLIRRQLQDEFIHLSKTLKKTTVFITHDLDEAVRIGDRIAIMRDGRLIQTGTAEEIVMNPVDDYVADFVAGISRLKVVHAHAVMQPIEAYVQSHGPLDAQAPHVQMDETLSTLITLAIENDSPIIVDSGEKAVGVISRTDLLRTVVEGTEMS, from the coding sequence ATGAGCATGGATACGGTCATTGAAATCTCCAATGTCTGGAAAATTTTTGGAGAGCGGCCGCAAGATGCGTTGCGCGCGATACGCGAGAAAGGTCTCAGCAAAGCGCAGGTTCTCGCAGAGTATAACGCGGTTGTTGGGGTTGCAGATGTGAACCTTTCGGTAAATCGCGGCGAAATATTTTGTATTATGGGCTTGTCGGGCAGCGGAAAATCAACGCTGGTGCGCCATTTCAATCGGCTGTTAGAGCCCACCGATGGCCAAATTCTGATCGAAGGCACGGATGTGATGGGCCTTGGTGTGAAAGAGCTGCAACGGTTTCGAAACCAAAAGATTGGTATGGTGTTTCAGAATTTTGCCCTGATGCCGCACCGGTCGGTGCTGGATAATGTGGCGATGCCGCTGGAAATCCGAAATATCAGTAAGAATGATCGCATGCGGCAGGCGGCCGCAATTTTAGATATTGTCGAGTTGGGGGCTTGGGGCTCGAAATACGCGCATGAATTGTCAGGCGGTATGCAGCAGCGCGTCGGCCTTGCGCGCGCGCTTGCGGCGAATCCAGATGTGCTCTTGATGGATGAACCGTTCAGCGCCTTAGATCCGCTTATTCGCCGCCAATTGCAGGATGAGTTTATACACCTGTCAAAAACCTTAAAAAAGACCACCGTGTTTATCACGCATGATCTGGATGAAGCGGTGCGGATCGGCGATCGCATTGCGATCATGCGCGATGGTCGCTTGATCCAAACGGGCACCGCAGAAGAGATTGTGATGAATCCTGTTGATGACTATGTCGCCGATTTTGTCGCAGGGATTTCGAGGCTTAAAGTGGTGCATGCGCATGCGGTAATGCAGCCTATCGAGGCTTATGTGCAAAGCCATGGACCCTTGGATGCGCAGGCTCCGCATGTGCAAATGGACGAAACGTTAAGCACGTTGATCACGCTTGCGATTGAGAATGACAGCCCGATCATTGTGGATTCTGGCGAAAAGGCAGTGGGTGTGATTTCTCGTACCGATCTCTTGCGCACCGTTGTTGAAGGAACCGAAATGTCATGA
- a CDS encoding ROK family transcriptional regulator — protein MKTADLTSTYSGNNHYARGSNQTKVRAYNERLVLTLIRQNGPMAKAEIARATGLSAQTVSVITRALEADKLLQKETPIRGKIGQPSVPMSLNKEGAFFLGLKVGRRSLDLVITDFTGAIRARINKRHSYPSPAAVIEFTHMAIERLLNNLTNEERDRVAGLGIAIPFRLWEWAKALGLDPKDMEDWKTEDIAEKISQKWDFPIYLQNDASAACGAELVFGAQDRPRDFLYFFIGFFIGGGLVLDDSLYTGKTGNAAAMGPLPIRKSNGTTISLMDLASLVRLEQAVIEAGGIAETIWENTQNWDIDPALVDTWITATVSALVEGIIAASCIIDFECVMVEGWLPEDIRARIVAGVNAKLQGVVAPGIDLPTARAGTIGSDARALGGASLPLSDRFLIDRHGFVNH, from the coding sequence ATGAAAACGGCCGATTTAACATCGACTTATAGCGGCAATAACCACTATGCCCGCGGATCGAATCAAACCAAAGTGCGCGCTTATAATGAGCGTCTTGTGCTGACATTGATCCGACAAAACGGCCCGATGGCGAAAGCCGAGATCGCCCGCGCTACGGGTTTATCTGCGCAAACCGTTTCGGTGATCACCCGCGCGCTTGAAGCCGATAAATTATTACAAAAAGAAACACCGATTCGAGGCAAAATTGGCCAGCCCTCTGTGCCAATGTCACTGAATAAAGAAGGCGCATTTTTTCTGGGGCTCAAAGTCGGGCGGCGCAGTTTGGATTTGGTTATCACTGATTTTACCGGCGCGATCCGCGCGCGGATCAACAAGCGGCACAGTTATCCCTCACCCGCTGCTGTGATCGAATTCACGCATATGGCAATCGAAAGGTTACTTAACAACCTCACCAATGAAGAGCGCGATCGCGTCGCGGGGCTTGGCATTGCCATTCCATTTCGCCTCTGGGAATGGGCGAAAGCATTGGGCCTTGACCCCAAAGATATGGAAGATTGGAAAACCGAAGATATTGCCGAAAAAATTTCACAGAAATGGGATTTTCCAATCTATCTTCAAAACGATGCCTCCGCAGCCTGCGGTGCAGAGCTGGTTTTTGGCGCTCAAGACCGCCCGCGTGATTTTTTATATTTTTTCATTGGCTTTTTCATTGGCGGCGGTCTGGTTTTGGACGATTCGCTTTATACAGGCAAAACTGGAAATGCCGCTGCAATGGGCCCGTTGCCGATCCGCAAAAGCAATGGCACAACAATCTCGTTGATGGATCTTGCCTCGCTTGTACGTTTAGAACAGGCCGTAATTGAAGCGGGCGGCATAGCGGAAACAATTTGGGAAAACACCCAGAATTGGGATATTGATCCGGCGCTGGTCGACACATGGATCACTGCAACCGTATCGGCATTGGTTGAAGGGATTATCGCCGCCTCTTGTATCATAGATTTCGAATGCGTGATGGTCGAAGGGTGGTTACCAGAGGATATTCGCGCGCGGATCGTGGCTGGCGTCAATGCAAAGCTCCAAGGCGTTGTTGCGCCCGGGATCGACCTGCCCACAGCCCGAGCAGGCACCATTGGCAGCGATGCAAGAGCCCTTGGTGGCGCCAGTTTGCCGCTGTCGGATCGCTTTCTTATAGACCGCCATGGCTTTGTGAATCACTGA
- a CDS encoding ABC transporter permease subunit: MSETVQNPLDQPQSDAALAFAAERREDIRTFVRTHPDYYIAQFDRIGENANFTPTANLMAGLFGPIWFGARGLWSWALPFLILETLAFVQIARGLFGDLAADAFVRIASIEGTLELRRKQLAAAIEAGSEKVAVYQRTVDSLEAAIGDIRAEAVALSEQGATIALLGLGLLLVTKAVQLTVANWALEARFSDWVSDRSMRSGLPVSQILFSAAFVVAIITAAMLHYSLPGRFGFLSDFPTDPEYRLSSIAGVEAFFAFCVANGDVVFDFITYGIRLILDALELIFVKTPWIVIAAIIVVLTWLTAGIRTAVWSGAFLSYMGLLGFWEKAMTTLALLGTAACLSIAIGIPLGMFCARRRRFYAFIQPIMDFMQTMPAFVFMIPVIAFFGTGKPAAVVTTMIFGGTPVVRLTVLGLRGVPDSVREAAISFGANKWYLLTRVDLPLASPSIRAGINQTIMLSLAMVVVASLIGAKGLGEDVLEALQYANVGQGILAGFAILFCAMILDRIVQGQRK; this comes from the coding sequence ATGAGTGAAACCGTGCAAAACCCCCTTGATCAACCGCAATCAGACGCTGCACTGGCCTTTGCAGCCGAGCGCCGAGAGGATATTCGAACCTTTGTGCGTACGCATCCTGATTATTACATCGCGCAATTTGATAGGATTGGCGAGAATGCAAATTTCACGCCTACGGCCAATCTTATGGCGGGTCTGTTTGGCCCGATATGGTTTGGTGCGCGGGGCCTATGGTCCTGGGCGCTGCCGTTTCTCATTTTGGAGACGCTGGCTTTTGTTCAAATCGCGCGGGGTCTTTTTGGCGATCTTGCGGCGGATGCGTTTGTGCGCATCGCCTCGATCGAGGGCACGCTGGAACTGCGCCGCAAGCAGTTGGCCGCGGCCATTGAGGCAGGCTCGGAAAAAGTGGCGGTGTATCAAAGGACGGTGGATTCTCTTGAAGCTGCGATTGGCGATATTCGCGCTGAGGCCGTGGCCTTGTCTGAGCAGGGAGCGACGATTGCCTTGCTGGGGCTTGGGTTGTTATTGGTGACAAAGGCTGTGCAGTTAACCGTTGCAAATTGGGCCTTAGAGGCGCGGTTTTCCGATTGGGTCTCAGATCGAAGCATGCGCTCTGGCCTACCTGTGTCGCAAATTCTGTTCAGCGCGGCTTTTGTGGTGGCGATCATCACTGCGGCGATGCTGCATTACAGTTTGCCCGGCAGGTTTGGGTTTTTAAGCGATTTCCCAACCGATCCAGAATACCGCCTTTCGAGCATTGCGGGGGTTGAGGCATTCTTTGCCTTTTGCGTAGCCAATGGCGATGTTGTATTTGATTTCATTACCTATGGCATTCGGTTGATCTTGGATGCGCTTGAGCTGATCTTCGTGAAAACCCCTTGGATCGTGATTGCCGCGATCATCGTTGTTCTTACATGGTTGACGGCGGGTATCCGCACGGCGGTTTGGTCGGGAGCCTTCCTATCTTATATGGGGCTGTTGGGATTTTGGGAAAAAGCCATGACAACCTTGGCCTTATTGGGAACGGCGGCCTGTTTGTCGATTGCAATTGGCATTCCTCTGGGGATGTTTTGCGCCCGCCGTCGCCGCTTCTATGCCTTTATCCAACCGATTATGGATTTCATGCAAACGATGCCGGCCTTCGTGTTTATGATTCCCGTCATTGCCTTTTTTGGCACTGGCAAGCCCGCCGCCGTGGTCACAACGATGATTTTTGGGGGAACGCCGGTCGTGCGCCTGACCGTTTTGGGCTTGCGCGGCGTGCCCGATAGCGTGCGCGAAGCGGCGATTTCTTTTGGTGCGAATAAATGGTATTTGCTCACGCGCGTGGATTTACCGCTTGCCAGCCCGTCGATACGCGCAGGAATTAATCAAACGATCATGCTTTCTCTGGCGATGGTGGTGGTGGCTTCGCTGATTGGTGCAAAAGGTTTGGGCGAAGACGTGCTTGAAGCCTTGCAATATGCCAATGTGGGCCAAGGTATTTTGGCAGGGTTTGCGATTTTATTTTGCGCCATGATTTTAGACCGTATCGTGCAAGGGCAGCGCAAGTGA
- a CDS encoding alpha/beta fold hydrolase, whose translation MIPLVLVHGFMGGGAQWAGQKAALSQDYEVIALDLPGFGENAHLPVLDRIEGFADWAIAELHRLNLPRYHLLGHSMGGMVVQEMLRRDAQRIESLVLYSTGSVGILPGRFETISTSKARAAQEGAAATARRISATWFLQRAAAEGYEPCAQIAEKSSLAAIQAGLTAMEAWTGAALLQEIDLRTLVLWGDQDRTYSWQQTHLLWSSISQAELAVVPGCAHAVHLEKPDLFNSLLRDFLSNNAKRGA comes from the coding sequence GTGATCCCACTGGTTCTGGTCCATGGCTTTATGGGTGGGGGCGCGCAATGGGCCGGGCAAAAAGCGGCCTTGTCGCAAGATTATGAGGTTATTGCGCTGGATCTTCCTGGTTTTGGCGAGAATGCGCATTTGCCTGTTTTGGATCGTATTGAGGGGTTTGCCGATTGGGCCATCGCCGAGCTGCATCGGTTAAATCTGCCCCGCTATCATCTTTTGGGGCATTCGATGGGGGGGATGGTGGTGCAGGAAATGCTGCGCCGCGACGCCCAGCGGATTGAAAGCCTTGTGCTGTATAGCACCGGCAGTGTGGGCATTTTACCGGGGCGCTTTGAAACCATTTCCACCAGCAAGGCGCGCGCCGCGCAAGAGGGCGCCGCCGCCACCGCCCGCCGTATTTCTGCCACGTGGTTTTTGCAGCGCGCCGCAGCTGAGGGCTATGAACCCTGTGCGCAGATCGCGGAAAAAAGCTCGCTCGCGGCGATTCAAGCGGGCCTGACGGCGATGGAAGCTTGGACGGGCGCGGCGTTGTTGCAAGAGATTGATCTGCGCACCTTGGTTCTCTGGGGAGATCAAGATCGCACCTATTCTTGGCAGCAAACGCATTTGCTTTGGAGCTCGATATCGCAGGCAGAGCTGGCCGTGGTGCCGGGATGTGCGCATGCTGTGCATCTGGAAAAGCCCGACTTGTTCAACAGTTTACTGCGTGATTTCTTGAGCAATAATGCAAAGCGCGGTGCTTGA
- a CDS encoding ATP-binding cassette domain-containing protein — protein MEPILYARNAVKRYGRVVALDHCDFDLYPGEVLGVIGDNGAGKSTLIKALSGAIQLDTGDIHFETKKMHFSNPLEARSAGIETVYQNLALSPALSISDNMFLGREIRRKGLMGKLFCKLDHAEMERQSKQMLADLGLLTIQNIGQTVETLSGGQRQGIAVARATAFGSRVIIMDEPTAALGVKESRRVLDLIKDVRERGISIVLISHNMPHVFEVADRIHIHRLGKRLCVIDPKEYEMSEAVAMMTGAMKPKDSGDVAE, from the coding sequence ATGGAACCAATTTTATATGCGCGCAACGCTGTAAAGCGATATGGTCGGGTGGTTGCGCTGGATCATTGCGATTTTGATTTATATCCGGGTGAGGTTTTGGGCGTTATCGGGGATAATGGCGCGGGAAAATCCACGCTGATCAAAGCGTTGTCTGGCGCCATTCAACTAGACACGGGTGACATCCATTTTGAAACCAAAAAGATGCATTTCAGCAACCCGCTTGAGGCGCGTTCTGCGGGCATTGAAACGGTCTATCAAAACCTGGCCTTATCGCCTGCATTGTCAATTTCAGATAATATGTTTTTAGGCCGTGAAATTCGCAGAAAAGGCTTGATGGGCAAGCTTTTTTGCAAGCTTGACCACGCCGAAATGGAGCGGCAATCCAAGCAAATGCTTGCGGATTTAGGCCTGTTGACGATCCAAAATATTGGTCAGACGGTTGAAACCCTGTCGGGTGGGCAGCGCCAGGGCATCGCCGTGGCGCGCGCCACCGCCTTTGGATCGCGGGTGATTATCATGGATGAGCCTACCGCGGCGCTTGGGGTCAAAGAATCCCGTCGGGTGCTTGATTTGATTAAGGATGTGCGCGAACGCGGCATATCGATTGTTTTGATTTCGCATAATATGCCGCATGTGTTTGAAGTGGCTGATCGCATCCATATCCACCGATTGGGCAAGCGCCTCTGCGTTATTGATCCCAAAGAATATGAAATGTCAGAAGCTGTGGCGATGATGACCGGGGCGATGAAGCCAAAAGACTCGGGCGATGTTGCTGAGTGA
- a CDS encoding sugar ABC transporter substrate-binding protein codes for MKHTLNKALKTACAASALALASSVAFAGGHGISACLITKTDTNPFFVKMKEGATAKAEELGITLKSYAGKIDGDHQSQVAAIETCIADGAKGILITASDTKAIVGPVAQARDAGLLVIALDTPLEPMDAADATFATDNFLAGELIGKWAAAALGADAANAKIGMLDLAVSQPSVGVLRDQGFLQGFGIDLGDPNKWGDETDSRIVGNDVTAGNEEGGRKAMENLLAKDPMINVVYTINEPAASGAYEALKAIGRENDVLIVSVDGGCPGIADVKAGVIGATSQQYPLLMASLGVEAIKQWADDGSKPSPTPGKNFFDTGVSLVTDKPAAGVESIDTAKGTDLCWG; via the coding sequence ATGAAACACACATTGAACAAAGCGCTTAAAACCGCGTGTGCCGCCTCTGCATTAGCCTTGGCCTCTAGCGTCGCCTTTGCAGGCGGGCATGGTATTTCGGCTTGCCTGATCACCAAAACGGATACGAACCCGTTTTTTGTGAAGATGAAAGAAGGTGCCACCGCAAAAGCCGAAGAGCTTGGCATTACTTTAAAATCCTATGCCGGTAAAATTGATGGGGATCACCAAAGCCAAGTGGCGGCGATTGAAACCTGTATCGCGGATGGCGCAAAAGGTATTTTGATCACAGCCTCGGACACCAAAGCCATCGTGGGCCCCGTGGCGCAGGCGCGTGACGCTGGTTTGCTGGTTATTGCGCTGGACACACCGCTTGAGCCGATGGATGCGGCGGATGCGACTTTTGCAACAGATAACTTCCTAGCCGGTGAATTGATCGGCAAATGGGCCGCTGCGGCTTTAGGTGCTGATGCGGCAAATGCCAAAATCGGTATGTTGGACCTGGCTGTGAGCCAGCCTTCTGTTGGCGTTTTGCGCGATCAAGGTTTCTTGCAAGGTTTCGGAATCGATTTGGGTGACCCCAATAAATGGGGGGATGAAACTGATAGCCGGATCGTTGGCAATGATGTAACAGCCGGCAATGAAGAAGGTGGCCGCAAAGCCATGGAAAACCTATTGGCAAAAGATCCGATGATCAATGTTGTCTATACGATCAACGAACCAGCCGCATCCGGTGCCTATGAGGCGCTAAAAGCGATTGGCCGTGAAAACGATGTTTTGATCGTGTCTGTCGATGGCGGTTGCCCGGGTATTGCGGATGTTAAAGCCGGTGTCATTGGCGCCACCTCGCAGCAATATCCATTGTTGATGGCCTCATTGGGTGTTGAAGCGATTAAACAATGGGCCGATGATGGATCCAAGCCCTCTCCGACTCCGGGTAAGAACTTTTTTGATACCGGGGTATCTTTGGTGACCGATAAGCCTGCTGCCGGTGTTGAGTCGATCGACACGGCTAAGGGCACAGATCTGTGCTGGGGATAA
- a CDS encoding ABC transporter permease: protein MSISEEKGLGLDPTAEEVSAFIEEETLSDRVRLWLRQTPAAVPLVVLLCSLAIFGLLLGGKFFSPFALTLILQQVAIVGIVALAQSLVILTAGIDLSVGAIMVFSSVIMGQFTFRYGLPPEIALICGLAAGTLMGAINGVLVAIMRLPPFIVTLGTWQIFLASNFIYSANETIRGADIAERAPIFQFMGNKFKIYGAVFTYGVILMIVLAIILAYVLRHTAWGRHVYAVGDDPDAAELSGVRTKRVLISVYMLSGFICATAGWVLVGRIGSVSPTSGQFANIEAITAVVIGGISLFGGRGSILGALCGALIVGVFSLGLRMIGTDPQWTYLLIGLLIIVAVALDQWIRKVAV, encoded by the coding sequence GTGTCAATCAGCGAAGAAAAAGGCCTTGGGCTAGATCCCACTGCAGAGGAAGTTTCGGCGTTTATCGAAGAAGAAACGTTGTCTGATAGGGTTCGCTTATGGCTGAGGCAAACGCCGGCTGCGGTTCCATTGGTGGTTTTGCTCTGTTCTCTGGCAATCTTTGGGTTACTGCTTGGTGGTAAGTTCTTTTCCCCTTTCGCGCTGACATTGATTTTACAACAGGTTGCGATTGTTGGCATCGTTGCGCTTGCCCAATCTTTGGTGATTTTGACCGCTGGTATTGATCTTTCTGTTGGCGCGATCATGGTTTTTTCATCGGTGATCATGGGGCAATTTACGTTTCGCTACGGGTTACCGCCGGAAATCGCTCTGATTTGTGGCTTGGCGGCGGGCACGTTAATGGGGGCGATCAACGGCGTGTTGGTGGCAATCATGCGTTTGCCTCCCTTTATCGTAACCTTGGGCACATGGCAGATTTTTCTAGCGTCGAATTTCATTTATTCCGCCAATGAAACGATCCGCGGCGCTGATATTGCCGAACGCGCGCCGATTTTCCAATTCATGGGCAACAAGTTTAAAATTTATGGCGCGGTATTTACCTATGGCGTGATTTTGATGATCGTGCTGGCGATCATTTTGGCCTATGTGCTGCGCCATACGGCTTGGGGGCGGCATGTTTATGCTGTGGGAGATGATCCGGATGCTGCGGAATTGTCAGGTGTTCGAACCAAACGGGTTTTGATCTCTGTCTATATGCTGTCGGGGTTTATTTGCGCCACGGCCGGGTGGGTCTTGGTGGGGCGGATCGGTTCTGTCTCTCCAACATCGGGTCAGTTCGCGAATATTGAGGCGATCACCGCGGTGGTGATCGGGGGTATTTCCTTGTTCGGGGGAAGAGGTTCGATTTTAGGCGCGCTTTGCGGCGCCTTGATTGTTGGCGTCTTTTCCTTAGGGCTCAGAATGATTGGTACGGATCCGCAATGGACCTATTTGTTGATTGGATTGTTGATCATCGTGGCGGTTGCGCTTGATCAATGGATCAGAAAGGTGGCGGTCTGA
- a CDS encoding LysR substrate-binding domain-containing protein — MDLRWLDDVLILLEEKNMTRAAARRNITQPAFSRRIRGFENWLGIAILQRGTNKIEISPALFSNEKEIRALVLRLQDLRSKIADFNPASSTVSIAAQHAPVFSTFPDMALRANHVFPSLKFRLQADNLRDCVTMFLRGDTHMLLCYESKNAGPLPFDASIRRGLWGIDYLVPVVGGRLRYAVKDSGEIAPATPAIVYPDNSYFGEVLNAGERLFGTRNHSKDPVCETAFSSGMKELTLKGIGVGWLPYSMVHRELETGDLISLANTYGQEPLEVAIYADIKEEIALAVLQVWSKAPNIREEQTAQAL, encoded by the coding sequence GTGGATCTGCGATGGCTTGATGATGTTTTGATACTTTTAGAGGAAAAAAACATGACTCGCGCGGCAGCGCGGCGCAATATTACCCAACCCGCTTTTTCCCGGCGTATTCGAGGCTTTGAAAATTGGCTGGGCATCGCCATTTTACAACGCGGAACCAATAAAATTGAAATAAGCCCCGCCCTTTTCTCTAACGAAAAAGAAATTCGGGCTTTGGTGCTACGATTGCAAGATTTACGCAGCAAAATCGCCGATTTCAATCCCGCCAGCTCGACCGTGTCGATTGCGGCACAACATGCACCGGTGTTTTCCACTTTTCCCGATATGGCGCTCCGCGCAAATCATGTTTTTCCATCGCTTAAGTTTCGCTTGCAGGCGGATAACCTGCGCGATTGCGTAACAATGTTTTTGCGCGGCGATACGCATATGTTGCTTTGCTATGAATCCAAAAATGCTGGTCCATTGCCCTTTGATGCATCCATCCGCCGCGGCCTGTGGGGGATAGATTATCTGGTGCCCGTTGTAGGTGGCAGGCTGCGCTATGCCGTGAAAGATAGCGGTGAAATAGCGCCCGCAACGCCGGCAATCGTATATCCGGATAACAGTTATTTTGGCGAGGTTTTGAACGCAGGCGAGCGCCTGTTTGGCACGCGAAATCACAGCAAGGATCCGGTTTGCGAAACCGCTTTTTCCAGCGGTATGAAAGAACTAACGCTAAAAGGTATCGGCGTGGGTTGGCTGCCCTACAGCATGGTGCACCGCGAATTGGAAACCGGCGATTTGATTTCGCTTGCAAACACATATGGCCAAGAGCCGCTTGAGGTTGCGATTTACGCGGATATCAAAGAGGAAATTGCCCTAGCCGTTTTACAGGTTTGGAGCAAAGCGCCGAATATCAGGGAAGAGCAAACCGCCCAAGCGCTTTGA
- a CDS encoding D-cysteine desulfhydrase, translated as MSQSLCKDLSLALARFPKIRLGHLPTPLEPLDRLSEILGGPRLWVKRDDCTGLSSGGNKTRKLEFSMADAQAQGADTIVTHGTMQSNHACQTAAAAAKLGLGCHILLEERSGVVKDSYALSGNALLNHLHGACVSKFEPSADISAEIASLANQLIQDGKTPYIIPTGGSDCVGALGYVNCARELAEQAADFGLEIDALVHATDSAGTQAGLLVGLAAIQSDIHLLGIGVRAAQDQQEQLVFNLAHRTAQHLGTGVKIARKDVHVNCGYVGAGYGLPSDGMVRSIKLLAQTEGLLFDPVYSGKGLDGLITLVKQGYFAGMNNVIFLHTGGTAALFGYPEIYDLPGYSHSKTIKNTTN; from the coding sequence ATGTCCCAAAGCTTGTGCAAAGATTTGTCTTTGGCTTTGGCGCGGTTTCCTAAAATACGACTTGGCCATTTGCCAACTCCGCTTGAACCTTTGGACAGGCTAAGCGAGATATTGGGCGGGCCACGCTTATGGGTGAAACGGGATGATTGTACGGGCTTGTCATCTGGCGGCAATAAAACCCGCAAACTTGAGTTTTCGATGGCGGATGCGCAAGCGCAAGGCGCAGACACTATTGTGACCCATGGCACCATGCAATCAAATCATGCGTGCCAAACCGCGGCAGCCGCGGCCAAGCTTGGGCTGGGCTGCCACATCTTGCTTGAAGAGCGCTCGGGCGTGGTCAAGGATAGTTATGCGCTGAGTGGCAATGCACTTTTAAACCATTTGCACGGGGCGTGCGTGTCAAAATTTGAGCCTTCTGCTGATATAAGCGCTGAGATCGCCTCTTTGGCCAATCAACTGATCCAGGATGGGAAAACACCGTATATTATTCCGACGGGCGGATCTGATTGTGTGGGTGCTTTGGGCTATGTGAATTGCGCCAGAGAATTGGCCGAGCAAGCTGCTGATTTTGGTCTTGAAATCGATGCGTTGGTGCATGCCACAGATAGCGCAGGCACGCAGGCTGGCTTGCTGGTTGGATTGGCGGCCATTCAAAGCGACATTCATTTATTGGGCATCGGCGTGCGCGCAGCCCAAGACCAGCAAGAGCAATTGGTTTTCAACTTGGCACACCGCACCGCGCAGCATCTTGGCACCGGCGTCAAAATCGCCCGTAAAGATGTGCATGTAAATTGTGGCTATGTCGGCGCTGGGTATGGACTTCCCAGTGATGGCATGGTCAGATCGATTAAATTATTGGCGCAAACTGAAGGTCTTTTGTTCGACCCCGTATATTCGGGCAAAGGTTTGGATGGTTTGATCACGTTAGTTAAGCAGGGTTATTTCGCGGGAATGAACAACGTTATTTTCCTGCATACGGGTGGCACTGCTGCCCTATTTGGGTATCCAGAAATCTATGACCTTCCCGGATATTCACACTCAAAGACCATAAAGAACACAACCAACTAG
- a CDS encoding glycine betaine ABC transporter substrate-binding protein, with translation MSIRTSLITASLLSAMSVPAFAGEEVKIGVPSWTGAQAIAHLLGAVVEMRIGGTVEYVPGNNATIFQGMDQGKGDIDVHPDVWLPNQESFTKKYVDGAGSVTLSSNPYEGNQGFCVSSAFAEANNITDIADLGRPDVAALMDSDGNGKGEMWIGAPGWASANVNEVKTRDYGLLDFIEPIRAEESVKTARIKDSIAKGEGYAFYCYKPHAVWFMFDVKMLSEPTYDPAKYVMVQPSDDADWYEKSSVATKDALKKVQIAWSNSLESRSPAIAEFFGRFALTADDVSNFAFEISGNGRDPAEVAREWVEANPDRVDAWLGL, from the coding sequence ATGTCAATCAGAACATCACTTATAACAGCCTCATTGCTCAGCGCGATGAGTGTGCCGGCTTTTGCTGGTGAAGAAGTAAAAATCGGTGTGCCGTCTTGGACAGGGGCGCAGGCGATTGCCCATCTTTTGGGCGCCGTCGTTGAAATGCGTATTGGCGGTACGGTTGAATATGTACCGGGTAACAACGCCACGATTTTCCAGGGTATGGATCAGGGTAAAGGCGATATTGATGTGCATCCTGATGTATGGCTTCCCAACCAAGAAAGCTTCACAAAGAAATATGTTGATGGTGCCGGCTCTGTCACGCTGTCTTCCAACCCCTATGAGGGCAATCAAGGGTTCTGCGTCTCCAGCGCGTTCGCCGAAGCCAATAATATAACCGATATCGCCGATCTTGGCCGCCCCGATGTTGCGGCGTTGATGGATAGCGATGGCAATGGCAAGGGCGAGATGTGGATCGGTGCGCCGGGCTGGGCCTCGGCCAATGTGAATGAAGTGAAAACACGCGACTATGGGCTGCTTGATTTTATCGAGCCAATTCGCGCTGAAGAAAGCGTGAAAACCGCGCGCATCAAGGATTCGATCGCCAAGGGTGAAGGCTATGCGTTTTATTGCTATAAGCCGCATGCGGTGTGGTTCATGTTTGATGTGAAAATGTTAAGCGAGCCAACATATGATCCGGCCAAATACGTCATGGTACAGCCCTCGGACGATGCCGATTGGTATGAGAAATCCAGCGTTGCAACCAAAGATGCGCTGAAAAAGGTACAGATCGCTTGGTCAAATTCATTAGAGAGCCGCTCGCCAGCGATCGCTGAGTTTTTTGGCCGCTTCGCGTTAACCGCTGATGATGTGAGCAATTTTGCCTTTGAAATTAGTGGTAATGGCCGCGATCCGGCAGAGGTTGCCCGCGAGTGGGTAGAGGCGAACCCTGATCGCGTTGACGCATGGCTTGGTCTGTAA